The Tumebacillus amylolyticus region CATTTGAAACACCCTCTAAGATGTACGGGTAATCCGACGCGTTCTTAGGCAGGTTTGTTGTCCGAACTTTGCGACCCCACGGATCGATGTCTTTAACATCTACCAGATTGATGTCACCAACAGGTTTCGGAACATCATTGATGTTCCCGCCCGTTTGACCGCCCGTGTTCGTGCCGGGTTGGTTGTCTGCAAACGAAATCGACACCACGTTCTGCTCACCGAACCAGAACACGCTGGCGCCGAGGGTTTCGCTGACGAAGCGGAGCGGGACGTAGGTGCGGTCGTTGCGTTTGACGGTTTTGGTGTCGAGTTGGCTGGGGGTGCCGTTGACGGTGGCGGTGTCTTCTCCAATGTGGAGACGGATGTCTTTGCCGTTCATGTTGATGACGACCGTTTGCGTCAGTTCGAACCAGTCTACTTTCGCACCCATCCCTTCGGCGATAAAACGCACCGGCACCATCGTGCGGTCGTTTTCGTCAATGTAGGGCTTGGCATCCGGGAAGTTCACCGGGGCGTTGTTCATGCGAATTTCGGGCACTTGCACGGTGTCGGCAAGCGAAGTTGTCGCAGGGGTACCGCTAAGCAGTAACGCGGTGGTAGTCAGGCCGGTAAGGGGGAGGGTCCACTTTTTCACTCTGTTCAACACTCCTTGAGTTAATTTTCAGAACAAAAGATACCAATTTTTAGTATACATGAAAACAGCAAACCGAGCACAAAAAAAAGACCCGCCCTCCCTCCGGAGTGCGGGTCTTTCCTTTTACTTCGCTATTTGTTCGAGCTCTTCAAGAGCCGTTTCTTCGCCTTTTTTTGCCTTCCGCTTGCCGTTTTTTTTTAAGACGCCGTAGAAGGCGTACACGGCCAGCGGCAGGAACACCAGTTTCGTGGCGTGCTCCGGAAATTGCCAGAACACGAACGCCACGATCAGGATGATCGCCGGGACGATGTAGTACGCAGAGCGCGGAACGCCGACTTTTTTGAAGTTCGGGTACTTGATGTTCGAGACCATCAGGTACGCGAGGAACAGCATGAACAGCGGCATCCAGATCTTCTGCGCCGGAATCGTGTCGTGGTACAACGCAAGCGTCGCGAGAACCCCGCCCGCCGCCGTGATCGGCAAGCCGATGAAGTAGTTCGGCGACGTGCCGGTCGCCACGTTGAAGCGCGCCAGACGCAACGCCCCGCAGATCGGGAAGATCGCCGTAA contains the following coding sequences:
- the pssA gene encoding CDP-diacylglycerol--serine O-phosphatidyltransferase, coding for MYVRRALPSMFTVGNLFLGIISIIVAFQGDFSWAALLVIIGMLLDGLDGRVARALNAQSEFGKELDSLSDVISFGVAPAFIMYGVVLNEIGWIGTVITAIFPICGALRLARFNVATGTSPNYFIGLPITAAGGVLATLALYHDTIPAQKIWMPLFMLFLAYLMVSNIKYPNFKKVGVPRSAYYIVPAIILIVAFVFWQFPEHATKLVFLPLAVYAFYGVLKKNGKRKAKKGEETALEELEQIAK
- a CDS encoding stalk domain-containing protein, with product MKKWTLPLTGLTTTALLLSGTPATTSLADTVQVPEIRMNNAPVNFPDAKPYIDENDRTMVPVRFIAEGMGAKVDWFELTQTVVINMNGKDIRLHIGEDTATVNGTPSQLDTKTVKRNDRTYVPLRFVSETLGASVFWFGEQNVVSISFADNQPGTNTGGQTGGNINDVPKPVGDINLVDVKDIDPWGRKVRTTNLPKNASDYPYILEGVSNDMYEMKFGDVFGKGTPKSPNTLYTTRKDEFTKKHIDTWLDRVRKHYQLVLNVDYRTLTDDWANQIAETTSASPEDVWKGPITDYIKWAKENEIQIEGSLEPEPSMIYHDGFSSYHVRSKIKYRVIHYNEKQKVFYDSSYNLPPCELGVWYSGYVDVAIGGGSISGYLGDDVFVSGNATITRDSWIQKQ